The following are encoded in a window of Oceanivirga salmonicida genomic DNA:
- a CDS encoding class IIb bacteriocin, lactobin A/cerein 7B family encodes MIKEINEKELMEINGGVAPLIIIGGIAISQKAAIGMGLFGGGVIVGGLVGYFS; translated from the coding sequence ATGATAAAAGAAATTAATGAAAAAGAATTAATGGAAATAAATGGTGGAGTTGCACCTTTAATTATTATTGGAGGAATAGCTATTTCACAAAAAGCGGCAATTGGTATGGGTCTTTTTGGAGGCGGAGTAATAGTAGGAGGCTTAGTTGGGTATTTTTCATAA
- a CDS encoding class IIb bacteriocin, lactobin A/cerein 7B family — protein MKNAVELNENELMKIDGGIVITGSMIIGSGIAIAAAVGLYYYYKG, from the coding sequence ATGAAAAATGCTGTTGAATTAAATGAAAATGAATTAATGAAAATAGATGGAGGTATTGTTATTACAGGAAGTATGATAATAGGTTCAGGAATAGCTATTGCAGCTGCAGTTGGATTATATTATTACTATAAAGGATAA
- a CDS encoding HlyD family secretion protein translates to MRIKNYKLDELLVGKEFLEEKKSNTYKYFIYIVIFFILSLLVWSYFAKIDLKAKGIGVVQNKNNISIIKNYVNAKVVFNNMKTGKVVKKEEILLKLDDASLNYKYDILNTKLEENKNLLNYLDGKSYKMDSNILNFELELNNLKLKIKSEDLNLHKFKKELKDNKRLYSFGGVSKDNLEDTKRNYDTTVYNKKMLLNQLENFNLNKKNELIKEIDNLNLEINKTEELKDKLIIKSPIDGIIEVVTPVNIGDTINGETLANIVPEKNEYEVKVYVSERYINKIKLNSRVNYILSNNNEEDIYLHGKVKYISSSPQEIKNEIYYYLICNIEDTKELKLKNGKTLETSIVYGEKTIFNYVVDYIRK, encoded by the coding sequence ATGAGAATAAAAAATTATAAATTAGATGAATTATTAGTAGGTAAAGAGTTCTTAGAAGAGAAAAAAAGTAATACTTATAAATACTTTATATATATAGTTATATTTTTTATTTTATCATTATTGGTTTGGAGTTATTTTGCAAAAATAGATTTAAAAGCAAAGGGTATAGGAGTTGTACAAAATAAAAATAATATTAGTATTATAAAAAATTATGTTAATGCCAAAGTAGTTTTTAATAATATGAAAACTGGAAAAGTGGTAAAAAAAGAAGAAATTTTATTGAAATTAGATGATGCCTCTTTAAATTATAAATATGATATTTTAAATACTAAATTAGAGGAGAATAAAAATTTATTAAATTATTTAGATGGTAAATCCTATAAAATGGATTCAAATATTTTAAATTTTGAATTAGAATTAAATAATTTGAAATTAAAGATAAAATCTGAAGATTTAAATTTGCATAAATTTAAAAAAGAATTAAAAGATAATAAAAGATTATACTCTTTTGGAGGTGTATCAAAAGATAATTTAGAAGATACAAAAAGAAATTATGATACTACTGTTTATAATAAAAAAATGCTTCTAAATCAATTGGAAAATTTTAATCTTAATAAAAAGAATGAATTGATTAAAGAAATAGACAATTTAAATCTAGAAATTAACAAAACCGAAGAATTAAAAGATAAATTAATAATAAAATCTCCAATAGATGGGATAATAGAAGTTGTAACACCAGTAAATATAGGTGATACAATAAATGGTGAAACTTTAGCTAATATAGTTCCTGAAAAGAATGAATATGAAGTAAAAGTATATGTAAGTGAAAGATATATAAATAAAATTAAATTAAATAGTAGAGTTAATTATATATTAAGCAACAATAATGAAGAAGATATTTACCTGCATGGAAAGGTGAAGTATATTTCAAGTTCACCTCAAGAGATAAAAAATGAAATATATTATTATTTAATTTGTAATATAGAAGATACTAAAGAATTGAAATTAAAAAATGGAAAGACACTAGAAACAAGTATTGTATATGGAGAAAAAACAATATTTAACTATGTTGTTGATTATATAAGAAAATAA
- a CDS encoding peptidase domain-containing ABC transporter — protein MFERYKCVLQNDERDCGPACILTIAKQYKINYPIAKLREIVGTDKQGTNIYGLIKGLNYFNFKAKAVRVEDKKIDETLPLPAIAHVINNGMFHYVVIQKISKDKIIISDPARGVVKISIQEFYNQWTGILVLVEKTDNVKSMDGKQTNFFKFLKVLKNQKSLLYNIILISIIYTILGIATSFYFKILVDYILKDKLLKTLHIVMIGVVFITFIKIIFEFIRNQLVLFLSQKLDDIILLGYYKHVLNLPLKFFSTRKIGEIVSRFSDGVNIRQVIAETAFTSVIDVLTSIFGGIILFNLNKVLFFIAIIILTIYMIIVYTFKTYIKKKNQEVLEDNALLTSNIIENLNGIETIKAYNLEMETENETEYKFFKFLKSSYERGVLYNIINLLSSVVSNIGNYIIVWIGALQVIKGNMSFGELLVFIGILIYFLEPLKKIINLQSQIQVAIVAADRIGEIIDLDLENKQTNKDSNLSDLKKDIEIKNLKFRYGTRQLVLDDISLIIKNKQKVALVGESGSGKTTLAKLLLKYYDYEGGEIKFGDSNIKDVNTYFLREKISYVSQETFLFNKSIKENLFVDDSVDIKEIVELCEKLKLMDFINSLPYRFDSYIDENGSNLSGGQKQRLSILRALLKKPDILILDEATSSLDSITESSIQNVIENLGITTIIIAHRLSTIKKCDKIFVFEKGKIIESGNHNELLELKGNYYKYWKEQVE, from the coding sequence ATGTTTGAAAGATATAAATGTGTATTACAAAATGATGAAAGAGATTGTGGACCAGCATGTATTTTAACTATTGCTAAACAGTATAAGATTAATTATCCGATAGCAAAATTAAGAGAAATCGTAGGTACAGATAAACAAGGAACAAATATATATGGATTAATTAAAGGTTTGAATTATTTTAATTTTAAAGCTAAAGCTGTAAGAGTAGAAGATAAAAAAATAGATGAAACATTACCATTACCAGCAATAGCTCATGTTATAAATAATGGTATGTTCCATTATGTTGTTATACAAAAAATTTCAAAAGATAAAATTATTATTTCTGATCCTGCAAGAGGAGTTGTAAAAATTTCAATTCAAGAGTTTTATAATCAATGGACAGGTATACTAGTTTTAGTAGAAAAAACTGATAATGTAAAAAGTATGGATGGAAAACAGACTAATTTCTTTAAATTTTTAAAAGTTTTAAAAAATCAAAAATCTTTATTATATAATATAATACTAATATCAATCATATATACAATTTTAGGAATAGCAACTTCATTTTATTTTAAAATATTAGTAGATTATATTTTAAAAGATAAATTATTAAAGACTTTACATATAGTTATGATAGGAGTAGTATTTATAACATTCATTAAAATTATATTTGAATTTATAAGAAATCAACTGGTATTGTTTTTAAGCCAAAAATTAGATGATATTATTTTATTAGGATATTATAAGCATGTTCTTAATTTGCCTTTAAAGTTTTTTTCAACAAGAAAAATTGGGGAAATAGTTTCTAGATTTTCGGATGGGGTTAATATTAGACAAGTAATTGCTGAGACTGCATTTACTTCAGTCATAGACGTATTGACTTCAATATTTGGTGGAATAATTTTATTTAATTTAAATAAAGTTCTATTTTTCATTGCTATAATAATATTAACAATATATATGATTATAGTATATACTTTTAAAACATATATAAAGAAAAAAAATCAAGAAGTTTTAGAAGATAATGCATTATTAACTTCTAATATAATTGAAAATTTAAATGGGATTGAAACTATAAAAGCCTATAATTTAGAAATGGAAACTGAAAATGAAACAGAATATAAATTTTTTAAGTTTTTAAAATCTAGTTATGAGAGAGGAGTTTTATATAATATAATAAATTTATTATCTTCTGTTGTATCTAATATAGGTAATTATATAATAGTTTGGATAGGAGCTTTACAAGTTATAAAAGGAAATATGTCATTTGGAGAATTACTTGTATTTATAGGTATATTAATATATTTCTTAGAACCATTAAAAAAAATAATTAATTTACAATCTCAAATACAAGTGGCAATAGTAGCAGCTGATAGAATAGGAGAAATAATTGATTTAGATTTAGAAAATAAACAAACTAATAAAGATTCTAATTTATCAGATTTAAAAAAAGATATAGAAATTAAAAATTTAAAATTCAGATACGGAACAAGACAATTAGTTCTAGATGATATAAGTTTAATAATAAAAAATAAACAAAAAGTAGCTTTAGTTGGAGAATCTGGAAGTGGGAAAACAACACTAGCAAAACTATTACTAAAATATTATGATTACGAGGGTGGAGAAATAAAATTTGGTGATAGTAATATAAAAGATGTAAATACTTACTTCTTAAGAGAAAAAATTTCATATGTGTCTCAAGAAACATTTTTATTTAATAAATCTATTAAAGAAAATTTATTTGTTGATGATAGTGTAGATATTAAAGAAATAGTTGAATTATGTGAAAAGTTAAAATTGATGGATTTCATAAATTCTTTACCTTATAGATTTGATTCTTATATTGATGAAAACGGAAGTAATTTATCAGGTGGTCAAAAACAAAGATTATCAATATTAAGGGCACTATTGAAAAAACCAGATATTTTAATATTAGACGAAGCAACTAGTAGTTTAGATTCCATTACAGAAAGTTCTATTCAAAATGTAATAGAAAATTTAGGAATTACAACAATAATAATAGCACATAGATTAAGTACCATAAAAAAATGTGATAAAATATTTGTGTTTGAAAAAGGTAAAATAATTGAAAGTGGAAATCATAATGAATTATTGGAATTGAAAGGGAATTATTACAAATATTGGAAAGAGCAGGTTGAGTAG
- a CDS encoding bacteriocin class II family protein: MKKNVELNDNELMVIDGGKRNIYERLAGGALAGFAVGKYYGFIDYWSRNWHRYNW; the protein is encoded by the coding sequence ATGAAAAAAAATGTTGAATTAAATGATAATGAATTAATGGTAATAGATGGAGGTAAGCGTAATATATATGAAAGATTGGCTGGAGGAGCATTAGCGGGCTTTGCAGTTGGTAAGTATTATGGTTTTATTGATTATTGGAGTCGTAATTGGCATAGATATAATTGGTAA